The following are encoded in a window of Pseudalgibacter alginicilyticus genomic DNA:
- a CDS encoding M23 family metallopeptidase, translated as MAQLLSIFFAILHLINTLARTTFFMRLILIFITIFSSYSYAQNNYPQDYFGNPLEIPLLLSGTFAELRSNHFHAGMDIKTQQRIGLNVISIADGFVSRIKVSHYGYGKAIYITHPNGYTSVYGHLQKFSPDIEAYVKKHQYENESFEIELFPKASELMVSKGELVAYSGNTGGSGGPHLHFEIRDKNEHPINPMLFGLDIKDTTMPSVTSIYAYPIGENASVNKSTEKQKLRLTPLKNGDYVAENIEAYGKIGFGVSVTDRQDLSHNKNGVYNIQTFINGRQNFEIDFSTFSFDESRHINQLIDYEHFQTKKQRVQLLFNNNNPLSLYKNMIDNGVITMKDSTYAVYKIKVNDFKNNPAWITISIKGKKSDGIKLKKDNTTALYLYANESKQLKDGNITVDFFRDTFYNNLYLDYNVSGDTLTIHKDIVPLKKDFKITFDISKFSDADKDKLYIARLIGYKNYPGYNFTERTENTLSTRTKTLGTYTLAFDTTKPTITPINFKNEQWLSNYRYLKIKIDDDRSGISNYRATINGKWVLMEYDYKTNTLTHDFNDGCVTETKNILKVIVTDNVGNNSTFESLFYRK; from the coding sequence ATGGCTCAATTATTGTCTATTTTTTTTGCAATTTTACATCTTATTAATACATTAGCAAGAACGACTTTTTTTATGCGATTAATCCTAATTTTCATTACTATCTTCTCTTCTTATTCTTATGCTCAAAATAATTATCCTCAAGATTATTTTGGAAATCCATTGGAAATACCACTTCTACTTTCTGGTACTTTTGCAGAGCTAAGATCTAATCATTTTCATGCTGGAATGGATATTAAAACACAACAACGTATTGGCTTAAATGTTATATCAATTGCTGATGGTTTTGTTAGCAGAATTAAAGTTTCTCATTACGGGTATGGCAAAGCTATTTATATTACACATCCCAATGGATATACAAGTGTTTATGGACATTTACAAAAATTTTCACCTGATATTGAAGCCTATGTAAAAAAACATCAATACGAAAACGAATCCTTTGAAATAGAATTATTTCCAAAAGCAAGCGAATTAATGGTTAGTAAAGGCGAACTTGTAGCATACAGTGGTAACACTGGAGGTTCAGGAGGCCCTCATTTGCATTTTGAAATTAGAGACAAAAATGAACACCCAATAAATCCCATGCTTTTTGGATTGGATATAAAAGATACTACCATGCCTTCCGTTACTTCTATTTATGCATACCCTATTGGTGAGAATGCTTCTGTAAACAAATCTACTGAAAAACAAAAACTGCGTTTAACACCACTAAAAAATGGCGATTATGTTGCCGAAAATATTGAAGCATATGGTAAAATTGGTTTTGGAGTTTCGGTAACGGACAGGCAAGATTTGTCTCATAATAAAAATGGTGTTTATAATATACAGACCTTTATTAATGGAAGACAAAATTTTGAAATTGATTTTTCTACATTTTCATTTGATGAATCTAGACATATTAATCAATTAATAGATTATGAACATTTTCAAACAAAAAAACAACGTGTACAACTTTTATTTAACAACAATAATCCTCTCAGTTTATACAAAAACATGATTGATAATGGTGTTATTACTATGAAAGATAGCACCTACGCTGTTTATAAAATAAAGGTTAACGATTTTAAAAACAACCCAGCTTGGATCACTATTTCAATAAAGGGCAAAAAAAGTGACGGTATTAAATTAAAAAAAGACAATACAACAGCTCTTTACTTGTATGCGAATGAAAGCAAACAATTAAAAGATGGTAATATAACTGTGGATTTTTTTAGGGATACCTTTTATAATAATTTATACTTAGATTATAATGTAAGTGGCGATACACTAACCATTCACAAAGACATAGTACCTCTTAAAAAGGATTTTAAAATTACTTTTGATATTAGCAAATTTTCTGATGCTGATAAAGATAAATTATATATAGCAAGATTAATCGGTTACAAAAACTACCCAGGCTATAATTTTACCGAACGAACCGAAAACACATTAAGTACGAGAACAAAAACCTTAGGTACCTATACTTTGGCTTTTGATACTACCAAACCAACCATAACCCCTATTAATTTTAAAAATGAACAATGGTTGAGCAATTACAGGTACTTAAAAATTAAAATTGATGACGACCGATCTGGTATTTCTAATTATAGAGCTACCATAAATGGAAAATGGGTTTTAATGGAGTACGATTATAAAACCAATACTCTTACACACGACTTTAATGATGGCTGTGTAACCGAAACAAAAAACATTTTAAAAGTTATTGTTACCGATAATGTTGGAAATAATTCTACTTTTGAATCGTTATTTTACAGAAAATAA
- a CDS encoding TonB-dependent receptor, which produces MTTKYSILTATFLLFVCSVFSQTATVKGVILDENNTPIHNVNIKASNDGTKTNENGFYLLKIPINKNINIEFSHITYKKVTTTFNLENGEEVEFNPVMNSTIEQISTVIINTNRRKDIEGIVTLDPEAIRKIPGANAGVENLLLSLPGVSNNNELSTQYAVRGGNYDENLVYVNGIEVYRPFLIRSGQQEGLSFVNTNLVQNVDFSAGGFQAKYGDKLSSVLDITYKTPFQFEINTDLSLLGGSLSYENISKNSKFTSIIGLRYRDNGLLVNAKETETNYDAAFGDIQTFLTYKFTDKFHLSFLGNISLNKYNYEPQTRQTNFGTLTDPVALLVYYDGQEKDQYQTTLGAFKGSFFANDNLNLHFITTAYHTTEEEYFDILAQYRLGEVNSNIGDENLGEVEFSEGIGSQLNHGRNDLDALITNIEHKGDFKIKDHRIEWSVKYTHEDIRDRLVEWEIIDSAGFAIRPPKTLPNNEQPYIPYTGPLVAFQNVRSTNHTQIDRFQAYTQWSKRSKIGTNDVWYNAGVRMHHWAVNGVGIASSNQTVFSPRAQFAIKPFWEKDMLFRLAGGLYYQPPFYRELRDSEGIVQPHVKAQKSFHLVAGNDYSFKMWDRPFKLTTEAYYKKLTDVNPYTLENVRIRYSANNNAKAYAYGLDMRLNGEFVPGTESWFSFGFLKTEENIANQGYIARPTDQRLKFAALFQDYVPNIPNMKMYLNLVYNTGLPGGSPSYADPYQYQNRLPDYKRADIGFQFVIVDENKQFNSGWKKAFKGLSFGVEIFNMFDAQNSITNTWVRDVYTKRQYAIPNYLTPRVFNIRTTMKF; this is translated from the coding sequence TTGACAACAAAATATTCTATTCTAACTGCCACTTTTTTGCTATTTGTTTGTTCCGTTTTTTCACAAACAGCTACTGTAAAAGGGGTCATTCTCGACGAGAACAACACGCCAATACACAACGTTAATATTAAGGCTAGTAATGATGGAACAAAAACCAATGAAAATGGGTTTTACCTCTTAAAAATTCCCATAAATAAAAACATAAACATTGAATTCTCTCACATTACTTATAAAAAAGTTACAACTACTTTTAACCTAGAAAATGGTGAAGAAGTTGAGTTTAATCCAGTAATGAATTCGACTATTGAGCAAATTAGTACCGTAATTATTAATACCAACAGAAGAAAAGATATTGAAGGTATCGTAACCTTAGATCCTGAAGCCATTCGGAAAATACCAGGCGCCAATGCAGGTGTTGAAAACCTGTTATTATCGCTTCCTGGTGTTAGCAACAACAATGAACTAAGTACCCAATATGCTGTTCGTGGCGGTAATTATGATGAAAATTTAGTGTATGTTAATGGCATAGAAGTATATCGTCCTTTTTTAATCCGTTCTGGCCAACAAGAAGGTCTTAGTTTTGTTAATACAAATTTGGTTCAAAATGTAGATTTTTCAGCTGGTGGATTTCAAGCTAAGTATGGTGATAAATTATCTTCTGTATTAGACATCACCTACAAAACACCTTTTCAATTTGAAATCAATACCGATTTAAGTTTATTAGGCGGGAGCCTCTCGTATGAGAATATCAGCAAAAATTCCAAATTTACAAGCATCATTGGACTAAGATATAGAGATAATGGATTATTAGTTAACGCTAAAGAAACCGAAACTAATTATGATGCAGCATTTGGAGATATTCAAACTTTTTTAACCTACAAATTTACTGATAAATTTCACCTAAGTTTTTTAGGAAATATCTCTTTAAATAAATATAACTACGAACCACAAACGAGACAAACTAATTTTGGAACTTTAACAGATCCTGTTGCCCTTTTGGTATATTACGATGGACAAGAAAAGGACCAATATCAAACGACTTTGGGAGCTTTTAAAGGGTCTTTTTTTGCCAATGACAATCTAAACCTACATTTTATTACTACTGCTTATCATACAACTGAAGAAGAGTATTTTGACATTTTGGCACAGTACCGATTGGGTGAAGTTAATTCTAATATTGGTGATGAAAATTTGGGTGAAGTTGAATTTAGTGAGGGTATTGGTAGCCAATTAAATCATGGTAGAAATGACTTAGATGCTTTAATTACTAATATAGAACATAAAGGTGATTTTAAAATTAAGGACCATCGTATTGAATGGTCTGTCAAATATACCCATGAAGATATTCGTGATCGTTTGGTAGAATGGGAAATAATTGATTCTGCTGGGTTTGCAATTCGTCCACCCAAAACACTCCCTAATAATGAACAGCCCTACATCCCTTACACGGGACCATTAGTAGCTTTTCAAAATGTGAGATCAACTAATCATACACAAATTGACAGATTTCAAGCTTACACTCAATGGAGTAAACGTTCAAAAATTGGCACGAATGATGTTTGGTATAATGCTGGAGTTAGAATGCACCATTGGGCTGTAAATGGTGTTGGTATTGCATCTTCAAACCAAACAGTATTTAGCCCACGAGCACAATTTGCCATCAAACCCTTTTGGGAAAAAGATATGCTTTTTAGACTTGCAGGAGGACTTTATTACCAACCCCCTTTTTATAGAGAGTTAAGAGATTCTGAAGGTATAGTTCAGCCCCATGTAAAGGCTCAAAAATCCTTTCATTTAGTGGCAGGGAATGATTATAGTTTTAAAATGTGGGACAGACCTTTTAAATTAACCACTGAAGCTTATTACAAAAAACTTACGGATGTAAATCCTTATACATTAGAAAATGTTCGTATTCGCTACAGTGCAAACAACAATGCCAAAGCTTATGCTTATGGATTAGATATGCGATTAAATGGTGAGTTTGTTCCTGGAACAGAATCATGGTTTAGTTTTGGTTTTTTAAAAACTGAAGAAAATATAGCTAACCAAGGCTATATTGCCAGACCCACTGATCAACGATTAAAATTCGCCGCCCTTTTCCAAGACTATGTACCAAATATACCAAACATGAAAATGTATTTGAATTTGGTTTATAACACAGGCCTCCCAGGAGGCTCACCTAGCTACGCAGATCCATACCAGTACCAAAACAGACTACCCGATTACAAACGTGCAGATATAGGTTTTCAATTTGTAATCGTTGATGAAAACAAACAATTTAATAGTGGTTGGAAAAAAGCCTTTAAAGGCTTATCGTTTGGAGTTGAAATTTTTAATATGTTTGATGCCCAAAACTCCATTACAAATACTTGGGTAAGGGATGTTTATACAAAACGTCAATACGCTATACCAAATTATTTAACACCACGGGTTTTTAATATTAGGACTACCATGAAATTTTAA
- a CDS encoding cysteine desulfurase family protein, translating into MFPVYFDNAATTKIRDEVIDVITNTMKMNYGNASSTHSFGRSSKSLIEYSRKRIAKHFNVSASEIVFTSGGTESNNLVLRSAVRDLKITHIVTTKIEHHAVLHTVEQLEKEYGVSVSYLNLDRNGQIDYSHLESLLQTDKKTLVSLMHVNNEIGTLLDLRRVAILCKEYEALFHSDTVQSVGHYSLNLAEIPLDFLSASAHKFHGPKGVGFAFIRKGSGVKPLIFGGEQERGLRAGTESIHNIVGLEKALDCSYKQLKEETDFIKELKSYFIKRIKTEIPAIVFNGLSDNEDATTYTLVNIALPVAPDKSAMLLFQLDLKNIACSKGSACQSGSTQTSHVLTEILNDVDLQKPSIRFSFSIYNTKKEVDYVVNVLKSLV; encoded by the coding sequence ATGTTTCCAGTTTATTTTGATAATGCAGCCACTACTAAAATCCGTGATGAAGTTATTGATGTGATAACAAATACCATGAAAATGAATTATGGGAATGCTTCATCAACACACAGTTTTGGTAGATCATCTAAATCATTAATAGAATATTCTAGAAAACGAATAGCGAAGCATTTTAATGTGTCTGCTTCAGAAATTGTGTTTACTTCTGGAGGCACAGAATCTAATAATTTGGTATTGCGAAGTGCTGTTAGGGATTTGAAAATCACTCACATTGTAACAACTAAAATAGAGCATCATGCTGTTCTGCACACGGTAGAGCAGTTGGAAAAGGAGTATGGTGTTTCTGTGAGTTATCTTAATTTAGATAGAAATGGGCAAATAGATTATTCGCATTTAGAAAGTTTATTGCAAACCGATAAAAAAACATTGGTTAGTTTAATGCATGTAAACAACGAAATAGGGACTCTATTAGATTTAAGACGAGTTGCTATTTTATGCAAGGAATATGAAGCTTTGTTTCATAGTGATACAGTGCAATCTGTTGGGCACTATTCATTGAATTTAGCCGAAATACCTTTGGATTTTCTATCTGCAAGCGCACATAAATTCCATGGACCAAAGGGAGTTGGTTTTGCTTTTATACGAAAAGGTTCAGGCGTAAAGCCATTGATTTTTGGTGGAGAGCAGGAGCGCGGACTTCGAGCAGGAACGGAAAGTATTCATAATATTGTGGGGTTAGAGAAAGCTTTAGATTGTTCTTATAAACAATTAAAGGAAGAGACTGACTTTATAAAAGAATTAAAAAGCTATTTTATAAAGAGAATTAAAACAGAAATTCCAGCAATTGTTTTCAATGGACTCTCAGATAATGAGGATGCCACTACTTATACCTTAGTAAATATTGCTTTGCCAGTTGCTCCAGATAAATCTGCAATGTTATTGTTTCAATTGGATTTAAAGAATATAGCTTGCTCAAAGGGCAGTGCTTGCCAAAGCGGAAGTACACAAACCTCACATGTTTTGACTGAAATTCTAAATGATGTAGATTTACAGAAACCATCAATTCGTTTTTCTTTCAGTATATATAATACTAAAAAAGAAGTAGATTATGTGGTGAATGTTTTAAAATCCTTAGTTTAA
- a CDS encoding Smr/MutS family protein, with protein MKIDFNIGDVVLVLDEDLSGIVTQIKVDEITIETADGFNLQFQAKDLVKHKTQDDLQKEVFLDTNIQSIISEKEQAVKRKQIKTRAKDRYEPTMEVDLHIHQLVKSSRGMSNHDMLTLQLDTARRQLDFAISKRIQKIVFIHGVGEGVLKVELDYLFGRYNNVKFYDANYQKYGLGATEVYIYQNVAPN; from the coding sequence ATGAAAATAGACTTTAATATTGGTGATGTTGTTTTGGTTTTAGATGAAGATTTATCAGGAATAGTTACTCAAATAAAAGTAGATGAAATTACTATTGAAACAGCAGATGGTTTTAATCTTCAATTTCAAGCTAAAGATTTAGTAAAGCATAAAACACAAGATGATTTACAAAAGGAAGTTTTTTTAGATACGAATATTCAATCAATTATTTCGGAAAAAGAACAGGCTGTAAAAAGAAAACAGATTAAAACAAGGGCCAAAGATCGGTATGAGCCAACCATGGAAGTTGACTTACACATTCATCAGTTGGTAAAGTCGTCACGAGGTATGTCAAACCATGACATGCTTACTTTACAACTGGATACAGCTAGACGGCAGTTAGATTTTGCCATCAGTAAACGCATACAAAAAATAGTATTTATTCACGGGGTGGGTGAAGGAGTTTTAAAAGTAGAATTAGATTACCTATTTGGAAGATACAACAATGTAAAGTTTTATGATGCTAATTATCAAAAATATGGACTAGGTGCTACTGAGGTTTATATTTATCAAAATGTTGCTCCTAATTAA
- a CDS encoding T9SS type A sorting domain-containing protein yields the protein MIKKMVLYIIGLLSVSSGSFAQVYLKADGPGTTYEEINAVLAPGYNAIESPDCSHLDFGRHIDEIFDTTLNDNVFRFFIHLSPDNNKCVNADRQRNEIKTYDQSPANLKGVIGETVEYKWKFKLDTNFLSSGDFTHIHQLKSVGADAAEEAQPLMTLTTRYKTSWGSTPHRIELIHAPFSSASSLLNTDISPFLGEWVEVTETVLYGDGTSGAYTIVIKRLSDKLTLMEYSNSAIRTWKTNANFIRPKWGIYRKNNHSPAILRDEAVLFADFSIIEGVTLGINNETTENVLLYPNPAKNIIIIKAFQPIANVIVFSMLGERLYLPKVVNESIDVSTWSSGMYLMTIKTINGLKFTKKIIIQ from the coding sequence ATGATAAAGAAAATGGTGTTATATATAATCGGTTTACTATCTGTGTCTTCAGGTAGTTTTGCTCAAGTTTATTTAAAAGCTGATGGTCCTGGAACAACTTATGAAGAAATAAATGCTGTTTTAGCCCCAGGTTATAATGCAATTGAATCACCAGATTGTAGTCATTTGGATTTTGGAAGACATATTGATGAAATATTTGATACCACCTTAAATGATAATGTCTTTAGATTTTTTATTCATTTATCACCTGATAATAATAAATGTGTGAATGCTGATAGACAACGGAATGAAATAAAAACTTACGACCAATCTCCAGCAAACTTGAAAGGTGTCATTGGAGAAACTGTTGAATATAAATGGAAATTTAAATTAGATACCAATTTTTTGTCATCTGGAGATTTTACTCATATTCATCAATTAAAATCGGTTGGAGCAGATGCAGCCGAAGAAGCACAACCATTAATGACTCTTACCACAAGATATAAAACGTCTTGGGGCTCCACACCACATAGAATAGAATTGATACATGCACCTTTTTCGAGTGCTTCCTCACTACTAAACACAGATATAAGTCCTTTTTTAGGGGAATGGGTTGAAGTTACCGAAACTGTATTGTACGGAGATGGAACTTCAGGTGCATATACTATTGTTATAAAAAGACTTAGCGATAAATTGACTTTAATGGAGTATTCAAATAGTGCAATTCGCACATGGAAAACAAATGCAAATTTTATACGACCAAAGTGGGGCATTTATAGAAAGAATAATCATTCACCAGCTATTTTAAGAGATGAAGCAGTGCTTTTTGCTGATTTTTCAATAATTGAAGGGGTAACTTTGGGCATAAATAATGAAACAACTGAAAATGTTTTATTGTACCCAAATCCAGCCAAAAATATTATTATTATTAAGGCTTTTCAACCAATTGCGAACGTGATAGTTTTTTCGATGTTGGGTGAACGTTTGTATTTGCCTAAAGTTGTTAATGAGAGTATAGATGTTTCCACATGGAGTTCGGGTATGTATTTGATGACTATCAAAACAATAAATGGATTGAAGTTTACTAAAAAAATAATAATTCAATAG
- a CDS encoding DUF2752 domain-containing protein yields the protein MEEYMLPCINKKIFGMDCMGCGIQRAISLIFQGNFAEALHMYPAIYTLAILLGLVTINTFKNYKLINKLIIPLGIINLILIVGNFIFKTFLNNH from the coding sequence ATGGAAGAATACATGCTCCCCTGTATAAATAAAAAAATTTTTGGAATGGACTGTATGGGGTGTGGCATACAGCGAGCTATTTCATTAATTTTCCAAGGAAATTTTGCCGAAGCTCTTCATATGTATCCTGCCATATATACACTTGCTATTTTATTAGGACTTGTAACTATTAATACTTTTAAAAATTATAAGTTAATTAACAAACTAATTATTCCTTTAGGCATCATAAACCTTATTTTAATTGTCGGGAATTTTATATTCAAAACATTTTTAAACAATCATTAA
- a CDS encoding CCC motif membrane protein, whose protein sequence is METQKLQNSTLILVFGIFSILTCCCYGVLGLILGITTLILAKKATAIYNQNPDLYSGIQNVKTGKILAILGIILSILYILFIVWTVTYFGWETLQNEELMQERLRELMEQYQ, encoded by the coding sequence ATGGAAACACAAAAATTACAAAACTCAACTCTTATTTTAGTTTTTGGTATCTTTTCTATACTTACTTGTTGCTGCTATGGTGTATTAGGGTTAATTTTAGGTATAACAACATTGATACTTGCTAAAAAAGCAACTGCCATTTATAATCAAAATCCAGATCTTTATTCTGGAATTCAAAATGTTAAAACGGGAAAAATATTGGCCATTCTCGGTATCATTTTAAGCATATTATACATCTTATTTATAGTTTGGACTGTTACATATTTTGGTTGGGAAACCTTACAAAATGAAGAACTAATGCAGGAACGTCTAAGAGAATTAATGGAGCAATATCAATAA
- the acs gene encoding acetate--CoA ligase: MSNYHIKHLEEYYQVYRKSVREPENFWEEVAEEHFMWRKKWDNVLSWDFSKPEVKWYEGAKLNITENCVDRHLRTRGDKTAILFEPNSPDEEAQHISYLQLHERVCQFANVLKSQGIKKGDRVCVYLPMIPELAISLLACARIGAIHSVVFAGFSATALSTRINDSDCKMVITSDGSYRGSKTIDLKGIVDEALESCDGIKTVLVAKRINSDISMKAGRDKWLQPLLDAAEKKCEPEIMNAEDPLFILYTSGSTGMPKGMVHSTAGYMVYSAYTFKNIFQYTENDVYWCTADIGWITGHSYILYGPLANGATTLMFEGVPHYPDFGRFWDIIQKHKVNQFYTAPTAIRALAKQGSELVEKFDLTSLKVLGSVGEPINEEAWHWYNDNIGKRKSPIVDTWWQTETGGIMISPIPFVTPTKPTYATLPFIGIQPALMNEDAVELKGNQVEGRLCIKFPWPSMARTIWGNHQRYKDTYFSAYENKYFTGDGALRDEVGYYRITGRVDDVIIVSGHNLGTAPIEDAVNEHPAVAESAIVGFPHDVKGNALYGYVILKDTGESRNHDNLRIEINQIITEHIGPIAKLDKIQFTIGLPKTRSGKIMRRILRKIACKDTSNLGDTSTLLNPEVVQDIIDNTL, encoded by the coding sequence ATGAGTAATTATCATATCAAACATTTAGAAGAATATTATCAAGTTTATAGAAAATCAGTAAGAGAGCCAGAAAATTTTTGGGAAGAAGTAGCCGAAGAACATTTTATGTGGCGGAAAAAATGGGATAATGTTTTAAGTTGGGATTTTTCTAAACCAGAAGTTAAATGGTATGAAGGCGCAAAATTAAACATTACTGAAAATTGTGTTGATAGGCATTTAAGAACTCGAGGGGATAAAACGGCCATTTTATTTGAACCAAACAGCCCTGATGAAGAAGCTCAACATATTAGTTATTTGCAATTACATGAACGAGTATGTCAGTTTGCCAACGTATTAAAAAGTCAAGGTATTAAAAAGGGTGATAGAGTTTGTGTTTATCTTCCCATGATACCAGAATTAGCTATTTCTCTTTTAGCATGTGCTAGAATTGGAGCCATACATTCTGTAGTATTTGCAGGATTTTCTGCTACGGCATTATCAACTAGAATTAATGATTCCGATTGTAAAATGGTTATAACGAGTGATGGCTCATACCGGGGATCAAAAACCATTGATTTAAAAGGCATTGTAGATGAAGCCTTAGAAAGTTGTGATGGAATTAAAACCGTTTTAGTAGCTAAACGAATTAATTCAGACATTAGTATGAAAGCAGGACGAGATAAATGGTTACAACCACTTTTGGATGCTGCTGAAAAAAAATGTGAGCCAGAGATTATGAATGCAGAAGATCCGTTATTTATATTATATACTTCAGGTTCAACAGGTATGCCTAAAGGCATGGTGCATTCTACTGCTGGATATATGGTTTATTCAGCGTATACGTTTAAAAATATTTTTCAATATACCGAAAATGATGTGTATTGGTGTACGGCAGATATTGGTTGGATTACAGGGCATAGTTATATTTTATATGGACCATTAGCAAATGGAGCTACCACTTTGATGTTTGAAGGTGTTCCACATTATCCAGATTTTGGACGCTTTTGGGATATCATTCAAAAGCATAAAGTCAATCAATTTTACACCGCACCTACAGCCATTCGTGCGTTGGCAAAACAAGGTTCTGAATTAGTTGAAAAATTTGACTTAACATCTTTAAAAGTTTTAGGGTCTGTAGGAGAGCCAATTAATGAAGAAGCTTGGCATTGGTATAATGACAATATAGGAAAGAGAAAAAGTCCAATTGTTGATACGTGGTGGCAAACCGAAACAGGAGGTATTATGATTAGTCCTATCCCGTTTGTTACACCTACAAAACCTACGTATGCAACCCTCCCATTTATAGGAATTCAGCCAGCTTTAATGAATGAAGATGCAGTAGAGTTAAAAGGGAATCAAGTGGAAGGACGTTTATGTATTAAGTTTCCCTGGCCGAGTATGGCGCGAACTATTTGGGGGAATCACCAACGTTATAAAGATACCTATTTTTCAGCATATGAAAACAAATATTTTACAGGTGATGGTGCTTTACGAGATGAAGTAGGCTATTATCGTATTACCGGTAGGGTAGATGATGTTATTATTGTTTCGGGTCACAATTTAGGAACAGCACCTATTGAAGATGCTGTTAATGAACACCCAGCAGTTGCAGAATCTGCAATTGTAGGTTTTCCTCATGATGTAAAAGGAAATGCACTATATGGTTATGTTATTTTAAAAGATACAGGAGAAAGCAGAAATCATGATAATTTACGAATAGAAATTAATCAGATTATAACTGAGCATATAGGACCTATTGCTAAATTGGATAAAATTCAGTTTACTATTGGTTTACCAAAAACCAGATCAGGAAAAATAATGCGTCGTATTTTACGAAAAATAGCATGTAAGGATACTAGTAATTTAGGCGATACAAGTACATTACTAAACCCAGAAGTGGTTCAAGATATAATAGATAATACCTTATAG